The uncultured Cohaesibacter sp. genome window below encodes:
- the fliR gene encoding flagellar biosynthetic protein FliR, producing the protein MLLIDFLPQTAYIFILIFARIGTLFMLLPAFSEQAISTRLRLVIALMTSLLMYPMVAANYGVVPGTLAGILVAMGREMIIAALIGLSMKLVMAALQIAATTIAFQMGLSFAMGSDPSSGQQTVQIGTFLSTLAIAMIFITNLHYLMIAAMYDSYQLFPVNQPIAIGDIAQYATDILGESFVIGIKLSSPFIVYGLIFQFALGLLSRLMPQLQVYFLAMPANIFVGLLLFMVLLITMMTWYMGHVEDVLGKFIIR; encoded by the coding sequence ATGCTGCTGATCGATTTTCTCCCACAGACCGCCTATATCTTCATTCTGATCTTTGCCCGGATCGGAACGCTGTTCATGTTACTGCCCGCCTTTTCCGAACAGGCGATTTCGACCCGGTTACGGCTTGTGATCGCGCTTATGACAAGCCTGCTCATGTATCCGATGGTTGCTGCCAACTATGGGGTGGTACCTGGAACGCTGGCCGGGATTCTGGTGGCCATGGGGCGGGAGATGATCATTGCTGCGCTGATCGGATTGTCGATGAAGCTGGTGATGGCGGCATTGCAGATTGCCGCAACGACCATCGCCTTTCAGATGGGCCTGAGTTTTGCCATGGGGTCTGATCCGTCATCGGGCCAGCAGACCGTGCAGATCGGCACTTTCCTGAGCACGCTGGCCATTGCGATGATCTTCATCACCAACCTGCACTATCTGATGATTGCGGCCATGTATGACAGCTATCAGCTGTTTCCCGTCAATCAGCCGATCGCCATCGGTGATATCGCACAATATGCGACCGACATTCTGGGCGAATCCTTTGTCATCGGGATCAAGCTGTCCTCGCCCTTCATCGTCTATGGATTGATCTTCCAGTTCGCACTTGGGCTGCTGTCGCGCCTGATGCCGCAGTTGCAGGTCTATTTTCTGGCGATGCCTGCGAATATTTTCGTCGGGCTGTTGCTGTTTATGGTACTGCTGATCACCATGATGACCTGGTATATGGGGCATGTCGAAGACGTGCTCGGGAAGTTTATCATCCGGTGA
- the fliQ gene encoding flagellar biosynthesis protein FliQ: MTGPEVLDIAREGVWVLIKIAAPIMLVGLVIGVVIALFQALTQIQEMTLVFVPKIIAIFVTILLTMPFLGATLSGYMHMLMERAISG; this comes from the coding sequence ATGACGGGTCCGGAAGTGCTGGATATTGCTCGGGAAGGGGTTTGGGTTCTGATCAAGATCGCCGCTCCCATCATGCTCGTGGGGCTTGTTATCGGTGTTGTTATCGCCCTGTTCCAGGCCCTGACACAGATTCAGGAAATGACCCTGGTGTTCGTGCCGAAGATCATCGCCATCTTCGTGACCATTCTTCTCACCATGCCGTTTCTCGGAGCAACCCTGAGCGGCTACATGCACATGTTGATGGAGCGCGCCATTTCCGGGTAG
- a CDS encoding flagellar hook-basal body complex protein FliE, giving the protein MINTSLSAANAYNLAQKLTNQTQSDQSLQKAADAKPDFGAMVKDGVQGVLDKGNVAEKTATSMINGKADVVDVVTAVAETEVALETMVSIRDRVISSYESIMQMPI; this is encoded by the coding sequence ATGATCAACACTTCCCTGAGCGCCGCGAACGCATATAATCTAGCCCAGAAGCTCACGAATCAGACACAATCAGATCAGTCGCTGCAAAAAGCTGCCGATGCCAAACCCGATTTCGGGGCTATGGTGAAAGACGGGGTGCAGGGTGTTCTCGACAAGGGCAATGTTGCCGAGAAAACAGCTACCTCGATGATCAACGGCAAGGCGGATGTGGTCGATGTGGTGACGGCGGTTGCTGAAACGGAAGTGGCTTTGGAGACGATGGTTTCTATCCGGGATCGCGTGATTTCGTCCTATGAGTCGATCATGCAGATGCCGATCTGA
- the flgC gene encoding flagellar basal body rod protein FlgC, whose amino-acid sequence MDFLKSIMIAASGLHAQSGRMRVISENIANADSTARTPGGDPYRRQVPTFRSHFDKKVEANLVEMGRVLPDKSDFRMQYEPGNPAADANGYVKMPNINSLMEVTDLQQAQRSYQANLNVITATREMVTKTLDILKA is encoded by the coding sequence ATGGATTTTCTGAAATCGATCATGATTGCGGCTTCCGGTCTGCATGCGCAAAGCGGTCGTATGCGCGTGATTTCGGAAAACATTGCCAACGCGGATTCAACGGCCCGTACGCCGGGTGGCGATCCTTATCGTCGGCAGGTTCCCACGTTCCGTTCGCATTTTGACAAGAAGGTCGAGGCCAATCTGGTTGAAATGGGGCGAGTTCTTCCCGACAAGTCCGATTTCCGGATGCAATATGAACCGGGCAACCCGGCGGCCGATGCCAATGGCTACGTGAAGATGCCGAACATCAATTCCCTGATGGAGGTCACCGATCTGCAGCAGGCGCAGCGCAGCTATCAGGCCAACCTCAATGTGATTACGGCGACCCGAGAGATGGTCACCAAGACGCTCGACATTCTCAAGGCCTGA
- the flgB gene encoding flagellar basal body rod protein FlgB produces the protein MLRSKMHWHQTRQRVLAENIANADSPDYLAKDLAPINFNTILKLEKAGGLQTRQTNKLHLQGKSIFPDGDLVGKKMDGFEMTPSGNNVNLEEQMMKVTANQMDYQAVASLYTKGLGMIRTAVRKS, from the coding sequence ATGCTTCGCTCGAAGATGCACTGGCATCAGACGAGGCAACGGGTGTTGGCCGAGAATATCGCCAACGCTGACAGTCCCGATTATCTTGCCAAGGACCTCGCACCGATCAATTTCAACACGATTCTCAAGCTGGAAAAGGCCGGGGGCCTTCAAACCCGTCAGACCAACAAGCTTCATCTGCAGGGAAAGTCAATCTTTCCCGATGGAGATCTTGTTGGCAAGAAGATGGACGGGTTCGAAATGACCCCTTCGGGCAACAACGTGAACCTTGAAGAGCAGATGATGAAGGTGACGGCCAACCAGATGGATTATCAGGCCGTCGCCAGTCTCTACACCAAGGGATTGGGCATGATACGCACTGCCGTCCGCAAGAGCTGA
- a CDS encoding flagellar biosynthetic protein FliO gives MLSIESGVLVQVLIGFGVILILIFLLTWIMKKLNLVSARIARQGEDPRLSIKEVIAVDHKRRLLLVRRDNVEHLLMIGGEADLVVEQGIPAPMSLPHVAAAHGKAATIAQPPIAAAPAAQPHHPAQMPAAAVPQPAQQDLPQPPIQPRMAPPRPLSGQPYSPATAHPSGQAPIQSPAAPQMAPSYGNQPTSSAARPHDAPPPYAPAASYTRPTPPHSAMPPKGPKLHQPQRSEAYGRDPQASPTSQPADSRQAPRYGRPAAPMTPQPVEQAPTQSEEAGTGRIRPQVAPEASSQPRPASEPSAANTADQPAPSRREPQTPALKDAPSPDTVPSEHPSPVAKHTGPAQPTSGADMDESKPSAPGSDEVKAPETEKPSAESSSKETASEQKPVADQQADQDPIPSEAANRPHPARSERPAHGLRPLAESASYDDEINRLLNELSSEIKK, from the coding sequence ATGTTGAGCATTGAAAGCGGCGTGCTTGTTCAGGTCCTGATCGGCTTTGGTGTGATCCTGATATTAATCTTCCTTCTGACCTGGATCATGAAGAAGCTTAATCTGGTTTCGGCACGCATTGCCCGGCAAGGAGAAGATCCAAGACTGTCCATCAAGGAAGTGATTGCTGTCGACCACAAGCGTCGCCTGCTTCTGGTACGCAGAGACAATGTCGAGCATCTGCTGATGATTGGCGGAGAAGCCGACCTTGTCGTTGAACAGGGTATTCCGGCCCCGATGTCCCTCCCTCATGTGGCAGCAGCTCACGGCAAGGCAGCAACCATCGCACAGCCACCGATCGCAGCAGCGCCGGCAGCCCAGCCGCATCACCCTGCGCAGATGCCAGCAGCGGCAGTGCCACAGCCCGCGCAACAGGACCTGCCGCAGCCGCCGATACAGCCGCGCATGGCACCTCCTCGCCCCCTGTCAGGGCAGCCCTATTCACCAGCGACTGCGCACCCGTCAGGACAGGCACCGATCCAGTCTCCGGCAGCGCCGCAGATGGCTCCGTCCTACGGCAATCAGCCAACTTCATCGGCTGCACGTCCGCACGACGCACCGCCGCCCTATGCCCCGGCAGCCAGCTACACGCGCCCGACCCCGCCGCATTCGGCAATGCCACCCAAGGGGCCGAAACTGCACCAGCCGCAGCGCAGCGAAGCTTACGGACGTGACCCACAGGCTTCTCCAACGTCTCAACCGGCCGATTCCAGACAGGCCCCTCGCTATGGCCGTCCGGCAGCACCGATGACCCCGCAGCCCGTTGAGCAGGCCCCGACCCAGAGCGAAGAAGCCGGCACAGGGCGCATCCGGCCGCAGGTCGCACCAGAAGCCTCATCGCAGCCTCGGCCTGCCTCGGAGCCTTCAGCAGCAAACACAGCTGACCAGCCAGCACCTTCGCGTAGAGAGCCGCAGACGCCAGCTCTCAAGGATGCCCCATCGCCAGACACCGTCCCATCTGAGCACCCATCCCCTGTGGCAAAGCACACAGGACCGGCGCAGCCGACAAGTGGCGCAGATATGGACGAAAGCAAGCCGTCCGCCCCCGGTTCAGATGAGGTGAAGGCGCCCGAAACGGAAAAGCCCAGCGCCGAAAGCTCTTCAAAGGAAACCGCCAGCGAGCAGAAACCCGTAGCCGACCAACAGGCCGATCAGGACCCAATTCCCTCTGAGGCCGCCAACCGTCCACATCCGGCCCGGTCCGAACGGCCTGCCCACGGCTTGAGGCCCCTTGCGGAATCTGCATCCTATGATGACGAGATCAATCGTCTCCTGAACGAGCTTTCGAGCGAAATCAAGAAATGA
- the fliP gene encoding flagellar type III secretion system pore protein FliP (The bacterial flagellar biogenesis protein FliP forms a type III secretion system (T3SS)-type pore required for flagellar assembly.), which yields MAVIAMALGLTVLANPALAQQMSIGFGDDLTLTERAVQLVALITVLSLAPSILIMVTSFTRIVVVLSLLRSALGLQTSPPNTVMVSLALFLTAFIMQPTFEQAYNTGIKPLVDGTIEAPEAFELTSRPFHLFMRQHVREEDLTLFLDMANQETPDTPEDISLRVLVPAFMISELRRGFEIGFLIYLPFIIIDLVVASILMSMGMMMLPPVVISLPFKLIFFVLIDGWNLITGSLVKSFLGG from the coding sequence ATGGCTGTCATTGCCATGGCTCTGGGCCTTACGGTTCTGGCCAATCCGGCCCTTGCCCAGCAGATGAGCATCGGTTTTGGCGATGATCTGACCCTGACTGAACGGGCCGTACAGCTTGTCGCGCTGATCACGGTGCTATCGCTCGCCCCATCCATTCTGATCATGGTGACCTCGTTCACCCGGATCGTTGTCGTGCTGTCGCTGCTGCGCTCCGCGCTCGGGCTTCAGACCTCACCGCCCAACACGGTAATGGTCAGCCTCGCCTTGTTCCTGACGGCCTTCATCATGCAGCCGACCTTCGAGCAAGCCTACAATACCGGCATCAAGCCGCTGGTGGATGGCACCATCGAGGCACCGGAAGCATTCGAGTTGACATCAAGGCCGTTCCACCTTTTCATGCGCCAGCATGTGAGAGAGGAAGACCTCACACTGTTTCTCGACATGGCCAACCAGGAAACACCAGACACCCCGGAAGACATAAGCCTGCGCGTGCTGGTACCTGCATTCATGATCAGCGAACTGCGTCGAGGGTTCGAGATCGGCTTTCTCATCTATCTGCCTTTCATCATCATCGACCTTGTTGTCGCCTCCATCCTCATGTCGATGGGTATGATGATGCTGCCGCCAGTGGTGATCTCCCTGCCGTTCAAACTCATCTTCTTTGTGCTGATTGATGGCTGGAACCTGATTACCGGTTCACTGGTGAAGAGCTTCCTGGGCGGCTGA
- a CDS encoding DUF6468 domain-containing protein produces MSAGMMIELFVAFLLVLTIGYCMTLNRRLKRLRNDEEALRATIAELITATEIAERAILGLKATAGDCDKNLAHRLMEAERLASELQYYVSQGEGVVGRLVKISDAVRGGAVAVEQPQLAARPALAQDNGYTRVNTAGYSRGVSAHTHYETLDRDAGAPLVEAIEAPRSLKDAAAATSERLMAIRQKRGVAA; encoded by the coding sequence ATGTCTGCTGGAATGATGATTGAATTGTTTGTCGCCTTTTTGCTCGTTCTGACGATCGGCTATTGCATGACGCTGAACCGTCGCTTGAAGCGCCTGCGCAATGACGAGGAAGCCCTGCGTGCCACCATTGCCGAGCTTATCACGGCAACCGAGATTGCCGAGCGGGCCATTCTTGGCCTCAAGGCCACCGCAGGCGACTGCGACAAGAACCTTGCCCATCGCTTGATGGAAGCGGAACGGCTGGCTTCGGAATTGCAGTATTATGTCTCGCAAGGGGAAGGGGTCGTTGGGCGGCTGGTCAAGATTTCCGATGCCGTGCGCGGCGGTGCCGTGGCTGTGGAACAGCCGCAACTGGCGGCTCGCCCGGCTCTTGCGCAGGATAACGGATACACCCGTGTCAACACTGCCGGATACAGCCGGGGTGTTTCCGCTCATACCCATTATGAAACGCTTGACAGGGATGCCGGAGCGCCGCTCGTTGAAGCCATCGAAGCGCCCCGCAGCCTCAAGGATGCTGCTGCTGCCACATCCGAACGTCTGATGGCTATCCGGCAGAAGAGGGGCGTTGCGGCATGA
- the fliM gene encoding flagellar motor switch protein FliM, with the protein MADDDDSVDLMADWGAALEEQGAGSADEMAAQWAAMIDEPMDGEDGSSRGADRVLNQEEIDNLLGFSLDDGFAGERSGVRALIDSAIVSYERLPMLEIVFDRLVRMTTTSLRNFTSDNVEVSLDSITSIRFGDYLNSIPLPAILTVFKAEEWDNLGLITVDSSLIYSIIDVLLGGGRGTSAIRVEGRPYTTIELNLVRQMIEIVLEDAEAAFAPLSPVNFTLERLETNPRFAAISRPANAAILVELRIDMEDRGGKIEMLLPYATIEPIRDLLLQMFMGEKFGRDPIWEGHLATEVFLSEIQVDALLFEKKMSLSEIMKLDVGQTLMLESGPNDPVRLKCGGVYLTKGVMGQHNGNISVQVTNKLAKPKMTLTAFEKAAQGASGKGE; encoded by the coding sequence ATGGCGGACGATGACGACAGCGTAGACCTTATGGCCGATTGGGGCGCCGCTCTGGAAGAGCAGGGCGCCGGTAGCGCCGACGAAATGGCTGCGCAATGGGCGGCGATGATCGATGAGCCGATGGACGGGGAAGACGGGTCCTCGCGCGGTGCTGATCGTGTGCTCAATCAGGAAGAGATCGATAATCTGCTCGGCTTCAGTCTTGATGATGGCTTTGCCGGAGAGCGCAGCGGCGTCCGCGCGCTGATCGATTCTGCCATTGTCTCCTATGAGCGTCTGCCGATGCTGGAAATCGTCTTCGACCGTCTGGTTCGCATGACAACCACCAGTTTGCGCAATTTTACCTCGGACAACGTCGAAGTGTCCCTGGACTCGATTACCTCCATTCGTTTCGGCGACTATCTCAACTCCATTCCGCTGCCCGCCATCCTGACGGTGTTCAAGGCGGAGGAGTGGGACAACCTGGGACTGATCACGGTCGATTCCAGTTTGATCTATTCGATCATCGATGTGCTGCTCGGGGGCGGTCGCGGGACCTCTGCCATTCGGGTCGAGGGGCGTCCCTATACGACCATCGAGCTCAACCTTGTGCGCCAGATGATCGAGATTGTTCTGGAGGATGCGGAGGCAGCCTTTGCGCCTCTGTCTCCGGTCAACTTCACACTGGAACGTCTCGAAACAAACCCGCGCTTTGCCGCCATTTCCCGACCTGCCAATGCGGCAATCCTGGTTGAATTGCGCATTGATATGGAAGACCGGGGTGGCAAGATCGAAATGCTGCTACCCTATGCTACAATCGAGCCGATTCGAGATCTTCTGCTGCAGATGTTCATGGGCGAAAAGTTCGGCCGTGATCCCATCTGGGAGGGGCATCTGGCAACGGAAGTGTTCCTTTCGGAGATCCAGGTCGACGCCCTTCTGTTCGAGAAGAAGATGTCGCTCAGTGAAATCATGAAACTCGATGTCGGCCAGACCCTGATGCTGGAGAGCGGGCCGAACGATCCCGTTCGTCTGAAATGTGGCGGGGTCTATCTGACAAAGGGTGTCATGGGGCAGCACAATGGGAATATTTCCGTACAGGTCACCAACAAGTTGGCCAAGCCAAAAATGACGCTAACCGCGTTTGAGAAAGCCGCACAGGGCGCATCAGGGAAAGGTGAGTAG
- a CDS encoding flagellar basal body-associated FliL family protein, with product MSDEVENDEEEGRSGGGKKKLIIMIALALVLVAGIGGGVYFFMSSSSSSVVEPENDPNAEPESKAYFYDLPEMTVNLNSQNRRAQYLRLKVSLELLSQEQAHKIEPFMPRVLDAFQVYLRELRTRDLEGSAGLFRLKRELLKRINDAIYPVKVNDILFKEILIQ from the coding sequence ATGTCGGATGAAGTTGAAAATGACGAAGAAGAAGGCCGGTCTGGTGGTGGCAAAAAGAAGCTGATCATCATGATTGCCCTTGCTCTGGTGCTGGTTGCCGGCATCGGTGGTGGTGTCTATTTTTTCATGTCTTCTTCCTCCAGCAGTGTGGTCGAGCCTGAGAATGATCCCAACGCCGAGCCTGAGAGCAAGGCCTACTTCTATGATTTGCCGGAGATGACGGTCAATCTGAACTCGCAGAACCGCCGGGCGCAGTATCTGCGCCTCAAGGTTTCGCTGGAGCTGCTCAGTCAGGAACAGGCGCACAAGATCGAGCCGTTCATGCCGCGGGTTCTGGATGCCTTCCAGGTCTATCTCAGGGAGTTGCGGACGCGGGATCTTGAGGGATCGGCGGGATTGTTCCGGTTGAAGCGGGAGCTTCTGAAGCGGATCAATGATGCGATCTATCCAGTCAAGGTGAATGACATTCTGTTCAAGGAAATCCTTATTCAGTAG
- the flgF gene encoding flagellar basal-body rod protein FlgF: MENLQLIGLTRQMVLRRKMDVIANNLANINTAGYKSDNLLFKEYIMPVAEMDDFRASDKKLSYVQDDVIVKQFEPGAIVATGNPVNVAINDRSSFMVVNTPNGERYTRNGEFDINNLGQLVTTDGYEVMGADGPVTFTPEDTNINITRDGLITSDRGEVGRLRVVTFDNLQALKKEGTSLFIGENPTPVETHNLMGGHIEQSNVHGVVEISRMIEVSRAYGSLANALKATNDLRETAIDKLGRLNA; this comes from the coding sequence ATGGAGAACCTACAACTCATAGGTCTTACGCGGCAGATGGTTCTGCGGCGCAAGATGGATGTCATCGCCAACAACCTGGCGAACATCAATACGGCGGGCTACAAGTCCGACAACCTGTTGTTCAAGGAATACATCATGCCGGTCGCGGAAATGGACGATTTCCGCGCTTCCGACAAGAAGCTGTCCTATGTGCAGGATGACGTGATCGTAAAACAGTTCGAGCCCGGCGCGATTGTCGCCACGGGCAATCCTGTCAATGTCGCGATCAACGACAGATCATCCTTCATGGTCGTCAACACGCCAAACGGGGAACGCTACACCCGCAACGGCGAGTTCGACATCAACAATCTGGGCCAGCTAGTCACCACCGACGGATATGAGGTCATGGGCGCAGACGGCCCGGTCACATTTACGCCGGAAGACACCAACATCAACATCACCCGTGATGGCCTGATCACCTCCGACCGCGGCGAGGTCGGACGACTGCGGGTCGTAACCTTCGACAACCTGCAGGCTCTCAAGAAAGAGGGCACATCGCTCTTCATCGGCGAAAACCCGACCCCAGTCGAGACACACAACCTCATGGGCGGTCACATCGAACAATCGAACGTTCATGGTGTCGTTGAAATCTCTCGCATGATCGAAGTCTCCCGCGCCTACGGCTCCCTTGCCAATGCATTGAAGGCCACCAATGACCTTCGTGAAACCGCAATCGACAAACTCGGCAGATTGAATGCCTGA
- the flgG gene encoding flagellar basal-body rod protein FlgG yields MRALHIASTGMMAQERNVEVTSNNIANMRTTGYKKQRAEFQDLLYQDLRRAGSSTSAQGTQVPVGVQIGSGVRLAATSRVMSQGELENTEKDLDVAIRGEGYFQVSLPDGRTAYTRDGSFEMDSNGRLVTADGYEVLPGITFPDDTSDITISSDGEVQVTQSNSTTTNTLGQFTLARFINKAGLEPMGDNLFLETGASGAPQVAVPNDDGYGNLLQGYLESANVNSVTEISDLIAAQRAYEMNSRVIQAADDMLSATSQLS; encoded by the coding sequence ATGAGAGCACTCCACATCGCATCGACCGGCATGATGGCGCAGGAACGCAACGTCGAGGTCACGTCGAACAACATCGCCAACATGCGGACCACCGGTTACAAGAAGCAGCGTGCCGAATTTCAGGACCTGCTCTATCAGGACCTGCGCCGCGCCGGATCCAGCACCTCGGCCCAGGGAACACAGGTTCCCGTCGGCGTCCAGATCGGTTCGGGTGTCCGTCTTGCTGCGACGTCCCGCGTCATGTCTCAGGGCGAACTGGAAAACACCGAGAAGGATCTAGACGTCGCCATTCGCGGCGAAGGCTACTTCCAGGTTTCCCTGCCGGATGGCCGCACGGCCTATACCCGCGACGGATCCTTTGAAATGGACAGCAACGGCCGACTGGTAACCGCTGATGGGTATGAAGTGCTGCCCGGCATCACCTTCCCTGACGATACCAGCGACATCACCATCAGCAGTGACGGCGAGGTGCAGGTCACCCAGAGCAACAGCACCACGACCAACACCCTTGGTCAGTTCACTCTGGCCCGTTTCATCAACAAGGCCGGCCTTGAGCCGATGGGTGACAACCTGTTCCTCGAAACCGGAGCCAGCGGTGCCCCTCAGGTCGCAGTTCCAAACGATGACGGCTACGGCAACCTGCTTCAGGGCTATCTGGAAAGCGCCAACGTCAACTCGGTTACCGAAATTTCCGACCTGATTGCCGCCCAGCGCGCCTATGAAATGAACTCTCGTGTCATTCAGGCCGCCGACGACATGCTGTCTGCAACCTCTCAGCTAAGCTAG
- the flgA gene encoding flagellar basal body P-ring formation chaperone FlgA: protein MKRTFLDMAKRPAALGRIARTVCLAILGFTAALTGSQTAFALTIDTDTAILKANVTVEDRLVTLGDLFINAGPLAGTAVFRSPSLGQSGSIKADLVLEAALRAGLNKVTANNIAVVNVARASELVTEADILGSVASQLQAKGYVSATAQLDVELNSHITDQHAAVGGFTPFEVRNLRFDRASGRFIANLTIYGREDLGIVHLNGRAVETVMVPVVSRTIRSGEVVSENDITMTPMPRQRAEASNPANLADVIGKAVKQSLRPGTIASAAFFTEPDMVKRSDTVTIMFNAGNLNLSIMGKALSDGTKGDIIPVQNAQTNRIIRAQVVGHGLLQITTPNQNVASLGAN, encoded by the coding sequence ATGAAACGCACATTTCTCGATATGGCAAAACGTCCGGCAGCTCTGGGACGGATTGCAAGAACTGTCTGTCTGGCCATCCTTGGCTTCACAGCCGCCCTTACCGGCAGCCAGACTGCCTTCGCTCTCACCATCGACACCGACACGGCCATCCTCAAGGCCAACGTCACCGTTGAAGACCGGCTTGTCACGCTGGGCGATCTTTTCATCAACGCCGGCCCCCTTGCTGGCACGGCCGTATTCCGCTCACCGTCCCTGGGACAGAGCGGCAGCATCAAGGCAGATCTTGTCCTTGAGGCTGCCCTGCGCGCCGGCCTCAACAAGGTCACGGCCAACAACATCGCCGTCGTCAATGTGGCGCGGGCTTCCGAGCTCGTCACCGAGGCCGACATTCTTGGTTCGGTCGCATCCCAGCTGCAAGCCAAGGGTTACGTTTCCGCAACGGCGCAGCTCGATGTCGAACTCAACAGCCACATCACCGATCAGCACGCTGCCGTCGGAGGGTTCACTCCATTCGAAGTCCGGAACCTGCGCTTTGACCGCGCCAGTGGACGCTTCATTGCCAACCTGACCATCTATGGTCGCGAAGACCTCGGCATCGTGCATCTCAACGGCCGCGCCGTCGAAACCGTTATGGTTCCAGTTGTCTCCCGCACCATCCGCAGCGGAGAAGTCGTATCGGAAAACGATATCACCATGACACCGATGCCGCGCCAGCGAGCCGAAGCCAGCAACCCGGCAAACCTTGCCGACGTTATCGGCAAGGCTGTCAAGCAGTCACTGCGCCCAGGAACCATTGCCAGCGCGGCCTTTTTCACCGAACCCGACATGGTCAAGCGTTCCGACACGGTCACCATCATGTTCAACGCGGGCAACCTGAACCTGTCGATCATGGGCAAGGCATTATCTGACGGCACCAAGGGCGACATCATTCCCGTCCAGAACGCCCAGACAAACCGCATCATTCGCGCTCAAGTCGTAGGCCACGGCCTGCTGCAAATCACTACACCGAACCAGAACGTCGCCTCACTCGGAGCCAATTGA
- the flgH gene encoding flagellar basal body L-ring protein FlgH — translation MKTIHVISICLMASALSACGAGERLKNIGKAPALSAIDNPTSQKGYKPVQMPMPTVEAAAYSPNSLWQTGSRKFFKDQRANKVGDILTVQVSITDSAKIDNSTSRSRSGSDSVGMSGSVGNALTSALSGLGDIDASSLADASSSSSSTGTGAIDRSETITTSVAAVVLQVLPNGNLVIEGRQEIRVNFEVREILVAGIVRPEDIASDNTIVSEKIAEARIAYGGRGQLSDVQQARYGQQVMDIILPF, via the coding sequence ATGAAAACCATCCACGTAATCTCAATCTGCTTGATGGCGTCTGCTCTGAGCGCCTGCGGTGCAGGTGAGCGCCTCAAGAACATCGGCAAGGCTCCGGCCCTGTCGGCAATCGACAATCCGACGTCCCAGAAAGGCTACAAGCCGGTGCAAATGCCGATGCCGACAGTGGAAGCGGCGGCCTACAGCCCCAACTCCCTGTGGCAGACCGGATCACGCAAGTTCTTCAAGGATCAACGCGCCAACAAGGTCGGCGATATCCTGACGGTTCAGGTCAGCATCACCGACAGCGCCAAGATCGACAACTCGACCTCGCGCAGCCGCAGCGGCAGTGACAGCGTCGGCATGTCGGGCTCGGTCGGCAACGCTCTGACCAGCGCCCTTTCGGGCCTAGGTGATATTGACGCTTCCTCGCTGGCAGACGCCTCCTCGAGTTCGTCGTCCACCGGTACAGGCGCCATCGACCGGTCTGAAACCATCACCACATCTGTCGCCGCCGTCGTACTCCAGGTTCTGCCCAACGGCAATCTGGTCATCGAGGGACGTCAGGAGATCCGGGTCAACTTCGAAGTCCGTGAAATTCTGGTCGCCGGCATCGTCCGGCCGGAGGATATCGCCTCTGACAACACCATTGTATCGGAAAAGATTGCCGAAGCCCGTATCGCCTATGGCGGCCGCGGCCAGCTCTCCGATGTCCAGCAGGCTCGTTATGGCCAGCAGGTCATGGACATCATCCTGCCATTCTAA
- the dksA gene encoding RNA polymerase-binding protein DksA, translating into MSIEIDDDYRPSDSEPFMNERQIEYFRLKLQKWKDEILKESRETLQHLQDESSNHPDLVDRASSETDRAIELRARDRQRKLISKIDAALKRIEDGSYGYCEDTGEPISLKRLDARPTATLSIEAQERHERREKVYRDD; encoded by the coding sequence ATGTCGATCGAGATAGATGATGACTATCGTCCTTCAGACAGTGAGCCCTTCATGAACGAACGGCAAATTGAATATTTTCGTCTCAAACTGCAAAAGTGGAAAGACGAAATTCTGAAAGAAAGCCGTGAGACTTTGCAGCATCTTCAGGATGAAAGCTCCAACCATCCTGATCTGGTGGATAGAGCCTCTTCGGAAACCGACCGGGCGATCGAATTGCGCGCACGTGACCGGCAGCGAAAACTGATATCCAAAATCGATGCGGCTTTGAAGCGGATTGAGGACGGGTCCTACGGCTATTGTGAAGATACCGGGGAACCAATTTCACTGAAACGCCTTGATGCCAGACCTACTGCCACTCTTTCCATTGAGGCGCAGGAACGTCACGAGCGGAGAGAAAAAGTCTACCGGGATGATTAA